In Planococcus shixiaomingii, the DNA window GGACAGTCCGGATCTTTCGAAAAGAAGGCGGAAGGCATCGCCCTTGGGCTGACTGTTGGATCATGGACCGATTTGCCTTTATTGGAACAGGAACAACTTAAACAACATAAAGGGACAGTTGTCTCAGTTACCGAATTTGAAGAAATTCATCATCCATTTAAACCGGAACAAATTCGCGCAGAAGTAAAAATTTCCTACCCAAGCGTCAACTTTTCACCTGACTTGCCAGCCATTTTGACAACCGTTTTTGGCAAATTGTCACTCGATGGTGAAGTGAAGCTGCTGGATCTCGAGTTTGACGATGAGCTTCTGTCCCATTTCCCTGGCCCCCGTTTTGGAATTGAAGGCATCCGCAGTGAGCTAGGAATTATCGACCGCCCACTCGTCATGAGTATTTTCAAAGGGGTGATCGGCCGTGATATGAATTATTTAGCGGATCAGCTTCGCCAACAAGCGCTTGGCGGGGTCGATCTGGTTAAAGATGATGAAATCCTTTTTGAAAATCCGTTGACGCCATTTGAGAAACGCATCACTACAGGGAGAAAAGTGCTTCGCCAAGTTTACGAAGAAACGGGACACCGCACTTTATATGCCGCCAATCTATCAGGCAGGACTTCTGATTTAAAAGGAAAAGCACGAAAAGCACGCGAGCTCGGTGCCGACGCGCTGCTGTTTAACGTTCATGCTTATGGCTTTGACGTGCTGCAGGAGTTAGCGGAAGATGACAGCATCGGATTGCCGCTCATGGCCCATCCGGCATTCAGCGGAGCTTTTACCTCTTCTCCATTTTATGGAGTAGCAACACCGCTTGCTCTTGGGAAGTTGACACGATATGCAGGAGCGGACTTTTCCTTGTTCCCCTCCCCATACGGAAGTGTTGCTCTTGAGAAATCAGCCGCTTTGGCTTTAGGGATAGAATTAACAAAGAAAAGCGCTGTAAAAAGGACGTTCCCTGTCCCTTCAGCCGGCATTCATCCCGGCTTAGTTCCACTTTTGATCAACGATTATGGGATAGAAAGCATCATCAATGCCGGCGGCGGTGTCCATGGCCATCCGGCAGGCGCGTCTGGCGGCGGCCTTGCTTTCAGGCAAGCAGTCGACGCAGTGTTAAATGGAGTCGACTTGGCGGATGCAGCTGAACAGAATGCCGAACTAAAAACAGCACTTGAGTTATGGGGGTAACCAACTTGGATAAACCAATCATTTTTTGCGATTTCGATGGCACGATAACCGATCAAGACAACATCATCGCCATCATGAAAAAATTTGCACCGCCTGAATGGCTTCCTGTCAAAGATGGCGTGCTTGACCAAACCCTATCCATACGTGAAGGCGTTGCCAAAATGTTTTCGCTTCTTCCGGTCTCAGCGAAAGATGAAATTATTTCTTACGTCCTTCAACAAGCTCAGATACGGGAAGGATTCGGCGATTTTGTCGCTTACACAAAAAAACATAACATTCCGCTTTACATTGTCAGCGGCGGCATCGACTTTTTCGTCCATCCCCTGCTCGAACCGTTTGGCCCGTTCGCCGGTGTTTATTGCAACGAATCGGATTTCTCGGGCGACACCATTCGGATTCACTATCCGCATGGCTGCGATAGTGAATGTACGAGCCAAGGCTGTGGGTGCTGCAAGCCATCGATTATCCGCACCTTGCTCAAAAACGATGCAACAAGCATTGTAATCGGAGACTCCATTACCGATTTAGAGGCAGCCAAAAGAGCCGATCTTGTTATTGCCAGGGATTTTCTTATCGAAAAATGCGAGGAATTGAACATTCCATATGAACCGTTCACGAATTTCCATGAAGTGATGGACATAATCGACTCGCGATTAGGTGTGAAACTATGACGGAACTTAAAGAGAGATGGGCAGAACTAGCAGATATTAAAGATGAACTGGCTGCAAGAGACTGGTTCATGGGCACTAGCGGCAATCTGGCGATCAGAACCAGTGCTGCTCCCATTCAATTTTTGGTCACCGCAAGCGGCAAAGATAAAAAGAAGCGGACGGCGGAAGATTTCCTTCTCGTCGATGCTGCCGGAAAACCAGTGGAGAAAACGCATTTAAAACCTTCGGCGGAAACCTTGCTGCACTGTGCCATCTATTCGCAAACTTCTGCCGGGTGCAGCCTCCACGTCCATACAGTAGCAAACAACGTCATTTCCGAATTGTACGGAGACGACGGAAAAATAGATTTTCAGGGGCAAGAGCTGATTAAAGCATTTGGCATGTGGGAAGAAGATGCTTTGCTGTCGATTCCCATCATTCCAAATTATGCCGATATTCCCCTCCTCGCAGAAGAGTTCAGCCAGCATTTAAGCTCCGATAAAGGAGCCGTATTGATTCGCAACCATGGCATTACAGTTTGGGGCAAAGATGGCTTCGAAGCTAAAAAACTTCTTGAAGCTTGTGAGTTTTTGTTTCAGTACCAATTAACGCTAAACCAAATTTATTCAAAATAAGAGAGGATGATTGTAATGGCTATCATTAAAATTCAAGGAACAGACGAAACAATTGAAGCACAAAATGAGGTAGCGGCATTTTTGGAAAAGCAGGAAGTTGTCTACGAGCACTGGGACATCAATAAATTGCCTGAACACTTGCGCGAAAAATTCGACCTTAGCGACGAAGAAAAAGATGAAATCCTAAAGGCATTTAAAGCAGAAATCGATGATATTTCAGAGCGCCGCGGTTATCAGGCTGCCGACATCATTTCTTTGTCGGACTCTAACCCGAAACTGGACGAACTATTAAAGAACTTCCAGCGCAAACACATTCATACAGACGATGAAGTCCGCTACATTGTCAGCGGCCACGGCGTGTTCATCATCCAAGGAAAAGACGAGCGCTTTTTTGAAGTTCACCTGTCTCCTGGAGACTTGATCTCGGTTCCGGAGAACATCACGCATTACTTTACATTGGCAGACGACCGCAAAGTAGTCGCTGTCCGCATTTTCGTTACAACGGAAGGCTGGGTTCCTGTTTATCAGGAAGAAAACGAAGGCGTTCAAAACTAAATTTGTTGCGCTAATTAAAGCTCCCTAAATTCAGGGAGCTTTTTTGTGTGCGTAGAACCAAAAATGAGTCGTTTTATACACTAATATTTTCTATATTTTGGAGTTTTTTAAGATATAATATCCATTAAAGTAGCTATTTATTTTAGAAATGAGTGAGTTTGTTGAAAAAAATGCTTATAATTTTGTTGATTATCGGAATTGTCATAGCAATGCCGATTTTAATCTGGTTCTTAAAAGAAGAAAAAAATGTAGAAGTCGCTATCATCAACAAAACGGTGCCGAATGAAACCTATCGGGAGCATCAAGGGCTTTCTTGGCTTTTGAATCATAATCGCTATGTCAATTCGAAAGGCCAGCCTTATGAAGTGAGCGAAGATTATTTTGGCTTTGCCCCTGATGAAGCTGGAAAAACTTATGAAACCCGTGCAGTGCCTGATTCATTGGAAGGGAAGGACCTAATCTACCTTGCTGATACATACGGAGTTTATAAAGAAGATTTGCCTTGGCAAGAGGAAGAAAAAAAACCTGGCTCCTCTTCTCTCCTTTATGGCGGATTGGAAATGAAAGAATGGCAAACCATTAAAGATCAAGTGAATGCACATGGCGCCGACTTAGTAGTTGAATTCAATACGTTCGCTTCCCCTACACCGGAAGATGTCCGAAAAGATATCTCCGATTTTCTGGCACTTGATTGGAGCGGCTGGAGCGGCCGGCATTTCACAGACTTGGATTTTTCCGCTGGAGAAGTTCCGCAATGGATCGTTGCTAACTATGAAAAAGAAGAGGGCAAGGATTGGAGCT includes these proteins:
- the mtnW gene encoding 2,3-diketo-5-methylthiopentyl-1-phosphate enolase; translation: MSRLTATYQLFGQSGSFEKKAEGIALGLTVGSWTDLPLLEQEQLKQHKGTVVSVTEFEEIHHPFKPEQIRAEVKISYPSVNFSPDLPAILTTVFGKLSLDGEVKLLDLEFDDELLSHFPGPRFGIEGIRSELGIIDRPLVMSIFKGVIGRDMNYLADQLRQQALGGVDLVKDDEILFENPLTPFEKRITTGRKVLRQVYEETGHRTLYAANLSGRTSDLKGKARKARELGADALLFNVHAYGFDVLQELAEDDSIGLPLMAHPAFSGAFTSSPFYGVATPLALGKLTRYAGADFSLFPSPYGSVALEKSAALALGIELTKKSAVKRTFPVPSAGIHPGLVPLLINDYGIESIINAGGGVHGHPAGASGGGLAFRQAVDAVLNGVDLADAAEQNAELKTALELWG
- a CDS encoding 2-hydroxy-3-keto-5-methylthiopentenyl-1-phosphate phosphatase, producing the protein MDKPIIFCDFDGTITDQDNIIAIMKKFAPPEWLPVKDGVLDQTLSIREGVAKMFSLLPVSAKDEIISYVLQQAQIREGFGDFVAYTKKHNIPLYIVSGGIDFFVHPLLEPFGPFAGVYCNESDFSGDTIRIHYPHGCDSECTSQGCGCCKPSIIRTLLKNDATSIVIGDSITDLEAAKRADLVIARDFLIEKCEELNIPYEPFTNFHEVMDIIDSRLGVKL
- a CDS encoding methylthioribulose 1-phosphate dehydratase, which produces MTELKERWAELADIKDELAARDWFMGTSGNLAIRTSAAPIQFLVTASGKDKKKRTAEDFLLVDAAGKPVEKTHLKPSAETLLHCAIYSQTSAGCSLHVHTVANNVISELYGDDGKIDFQGQELIKAFGMWEEDALLSIPIIPNYADIPLLAEEFSQHLSSDKGAVLIRNHGITVWGKDGFEAKKLLEACEFLFQYQLTLNQIYSK
- a CDS encoding 1,2-dihydroxy-3-keto-5-methylthiopentene dioxygenase, which codes for MAIIKIQGTDETIEAQNEVAAFLEKQEVVYEHWDINKLPEHLREKFDLSDEEKDEILKAFKAEIDDISERRGYQAADIISLSDSNPKLDELLKNFQRKHIHTDDEVRYIVSGHGVFIIQGKDERFFEVHLSPGDLISVPENITHYFTLADDRKVVAVRIFVTTEGWVPVYQEENEGVQN